One region of Oncorhynchus mykiss isolate Arlee chromosome 8, USDA_OmykA_1.1, whole genome shotgun sequence genomic DNA includes:
- the LOC110531076 gene encoding protein unc-93 homolog A-like, with protein MIDRNMKNVLVVSTGFLSLFTAYGGLQSLQSSLNAEDGMGVTSLSVIYASIILSSMFLTPTLIKNLGCKWTIVVGMGCYVTYSIGNLYPGWYTLIPTSVILGMGGSPLWSAKCTLLTICGNLQAPKENKAAADVINKYFGIFFLIFQSSAVWGNLMSSLIFGSDTDIPDISEEDLQYCGAGVCIDINVNSTTKRPAQELVWTLVGCYIGVGVLAMTIVAVFLDNIDRDQAQEFRGNREPFWSTFLATFTLLKDKRLIILIPLSMYSGFEQSFLSGEYTKNYVTCSLGIHYVGYAMICFGATNSLCSFMFGRLAEYTGRAPLFCLAAANNFACIMALLFWRPHPDQLPVFFVFPALWGMADAVWQAQTNSLYGVLFPRQKEAAFANCCMWESLGFVIAFAYSTFICLDTKIYILLGVLILSMVTCLWAEYQEHNNPTLPVEEGVYDKDYKKDTDQYTDYSKNIHHIIAQTSL; from the exons ATGATAGACCGAAATATGAAAAATGTTCTGGTTGTATCCACTGGATTTTTATCTCTGTTCACAGCGTATGGAGGACTTCAGAGTTTACAG AGCAGTCTCAATGCCGAGGATGGGATGGGGGTGACATCTCTCAGTGTTATCTATGCCTCCATCATCCTGTCATCCATGTTCCTAACACCCACTCTCATCAAAAACCTGGGCTGCAAATGGACTATTGTTGTCGGCATGGGCTGCTATGTGACCTATTCAATTGGGAACCTCTACCCAGGATG GTACACTCTGATCCCCACCTCTGTGATCCTGGGTATGGGAGGTTCTCCACTATGGTCAGCCAAGTGTACCCTTCTCACCATCTGTGGCAACCTGCAGGCCCCTAAAGAAAACAAGGCAGCAGCGGATGTTATCAATAAGTACTTTGGCATATTTTTCTTGATATTCCAGTCTTCGGCTGTATGGGGAAACCTCATGTCGTCGTTGATATTTGGTTCAGATACAGATATAC CTGACATCTCTGAGGAAGATCTACAATATTGTGGTGCAGGTGTGTGCATTGATATCAATGTAAACTCCACGACCAAAAGACCAGCACAAGAATTAGTTTGGACACTAGTCGGCTGCTATATTG GGGTGGGTGTGCTGGCCATGACCATAGTGGCAGTATTTCTGGATAACATAGACAGAGATCAGGCCCAGGAGTTCCGAGGGAACAGAGAACCATTCTGGAGCACCTTCCTGGCCACGTTTACACTCCTGAAAGACAAGAGACTCATCATTCTCATCCCTTTGTCCATGTACAGTGGCTTTGAGCAGAGTTTCCTCTCCGGTGAATACACAAAG AACTATGTGACCTGTTCATTAGGAATCCATTACGTCGGATATGCGATGATATGTTTTGGAGCCACAAATTCGTTATGTTCCTTTATGTTTGGGAGGTTGGCAGAATACACTGGAAGAGCCCCACTGTTTTGCTTGG CTGCGGCGAACAACTTTGCCTGTATCATGGCCCTGTTGTTCTGGAGGCCTCACCCAGACCAGCTGCCAGTGTTCTTTGTGTTTCCTGCTCTCTGGGGCATGGCAGATGCGGTATGGCAGGCACAAACCAACT CACTGTATGGGGTTCTCTTCCCCAGACAAAAAGAGGCAGCGTTTGCTAACTGCTGTATGTGGGAGTCCCTGGGGTTCGTGATAGCCTTTGCCTACAGTACCTTCATCTGTCTAGACACCAAGATCTACATCCTCCTTGGAGTTCTGATCCTCTCCATGGTTACCTGTTTGTGGGCAGAGTACCAAGAACACAACAATCCTACACTTCCGGTGGAGGAGGGAGTATATGACAAAGACTATAAAAAGGACACAGACCAATACACAGACTACTCAAAAAACATACATCACATCATTGCTCAGACCAGCTTGTAG